TCAAGCAGAGCCCCGACCTCTACGTCAAGGCGAACAATCCGTTCTGGTTCAACGATCCCCCAACGCTCAAGCACATCAAACCTGCCTGTAAATGGACTGGCCGTAGTGTAGTAGAGTATACCTCCGTATTCCGGTATTTCAGTAGGCACAGTCGGAGTCGTCGGTGTGGTGGGTGTCGTTGGTGTGGTTGGCGTTGTCGGTATTGTCGGCGTAGTCGGTGTGGTGGGTGTGGTCGGGGCGCAGGATGCCAGTACCAGGGATAATACCACGAGCCAGCTCATTCCCAGCCATATGAATTTTCGCTTCATCTCTCCTCCTCTTGAGTAGCTTTTCCTGTGCGCTACCCTTCGCACTTTTTGGGGAATTAAGCAATAATTTATAACAAGCGGTAGAATATTGTCAAGCCTCCGATTAGGATATGGAAACTTGAGGAGATGATGTGCGGTTGCTGGCTCAAATATTGCAGGCTGATTGGGCTTGACGTTAGCTGTGTGATGGCGTAATATATATGTGGTGTGAGCGAAATACACGTAACTCTGAATGGTTCCCCGGTGAGCGGTAAAGAGGGGATGACTATCCTCGAACTCGCCAGGGAAAATGGTATAGATATTCCTACCCTCTGCTACCTTCCGGATTTACCCCCGAACGGCTCCTGCCGTATGTGCGTGGTAGAAGTGGAAGGTTCAAGGACACTGGTCGGCTCCTGTCATACTCCCATCACCGAGGGAATGGTGATACAGACTCATTCCCCCAAGGTACTGGAAGCGCGGAGAGTGATAATGGAACTTTTGCTGGCCAGTCATGCCGGCTCCTGTATCATCTGTGAGAAAGCTAATATGTGCGAGTTCCGCCGGATGGCTGCCGACCTGGAAGTGGGTCTCTCCAGGTTTGAGGCGAAGAAGCGTTATTACCCCATCGAGGATGTCAGCCCTTATCTCCAGCGTGACCTGTCGAAGTGTATTCTCTGCCGGAGGTGTGTCCGGGCCTGCCGTGAGATTGCCGGACAGGGCTTCTTCAATGTCGCCTACCGTGGCTTCAAGTCCAAGCTCGTTTTTGGTTGCGACCAGCCGGTGGAGGGTGAGATCTGCCGGGACTGCGATGCCTGTATTTCCGTCTGCCCGACGGGTGCCCTGACCCGGCCCAGGAAGCTGGGTGAGGAGAAGGAAGGGCCGTCTCTGGTGGTCTGTGATTGGTTGCCCGGACGTTGATGTAAGGAGGATACCTAAAATTCAGGAGAAAACTACCTTACAAAACAAAGAGCACGGGAATTTGCTGGTGCGCTTGCAGGAAGCACAGCGGAAATTTGGCTGTATCCCGCAGGACACTATTGTTGAGCTGGCTCAGTCCTTTGACGTTCCGGTAAGTGAAGTCTACGGGGTAGCTACCTTCTACTCTTTCCTGGCGGCCAAGCCCCGGGGGAGGAATGTCATCAGGATCTGCCGCAGCTTGCCCTGTTACCTGAAAAACTCACAGATGATAATCGAGACGCTACAGGCAGA
This portion of the Dehalococcoidales bacterium genome encodes:
- the nuoE gene encoding NADH-quinone oxidoreductase subunit NuoE; the encoded protein is MIGCPDVDVRRIPKIQEKTTLQNKEHGNLLVRLQEAQRKFGCIPQDTIVELAQSFDVPVSEVYGVATFYSFLAAKPRGRNVIRICRSLPCYLKNSQMIIETLQAELGIKPGETTADNRFSFELTNCIGACDGAPAMLINSDVHRDLTPPKIAQILKAYQ
- a CDS encoding 2Fe-2S iron-sulfur cluster-binding protein translates to MSEIHVTLNGSPVSGKEGMTILELARENGIDIPTLCYLPDLPPNGSCRMCVVEVEGSRTLVGSCHTPITEGMVIQTHSPKVLEARRVIMELLLASHAGSCIICEKANMCEFRRMAADLEVGLSRFEAKKRYYPIEDVSPYLQRDLSKCILCRRCVRACREIAGQGFFNVAYRGFKSKLVFGCDQPVEGEICRDCDACISVCPTGALTRPRKLGEEKEGPSLVVCDWLPGR